A stretch of the Cyanobacterium sp. T60_A2020_053 genome encodes the following:
- the rsmG gene encoding 16S rRNA (guanine(527)-N(7))-methyltransferase RsmG — protein MNISAPHLDQIWQNTLNWLPNEQQKELFAQLYQEILATNQYLNLTRITTVEEFWEKNLWDSLAPVIHLNFSDKKVIDIGTGGGFPGVVGAIIFNDAEFCLIDSTTKKINFINELAIQLNLKNIITLVERAENIGQNKQYRNNFDYALIRAVAETSVCLEYTLPLLKKDGIAVLYRGNWNVEEENKAQKVAHLLGGKIIEVINKNTPLNNYTRHNIYVQKVAKTSKEYPRPVGKPVKYPLG, from the coding sequence ATGAATATCAGCGCCCCTCACCTCGATCAAATATGGCAGAATACTCTTAATTGGCTACCTAATGAGCAACAAAAAGAATTGTTTGCGCAACTATATCAAGAAATTCTTGCAACTAATCAATATCTTAATCTAACTAGAATTACCACCGTAGAAGAATTTTGGGAAAAAAATTTATGGGATTCCCTAGCGCCCGTCATTCACTTAAATTTTAGTGATAAAAAAGTAATTGATATTGGCACAGGAGGCGGTTTTCCCGGGGTGGTGGGCGCTATCATTTTTAACGATGCTGAATTTTGCTTAATAGATTCTACTACTAAAAAAATTAATTTTATCAATGAATTAGCTATTCAATTAAACTTAAAAAATATCATAACTTTAGTAGAAAGAGCCGAAAATATTGGACAAAATAAACAGTATAGAAATAATTTTGATTATGCCCTAATTCGAGCAGTAGCTGAAACTTCTGTTTGTTTAGAATATACTTTACCTCTATTAAAAAAAGATGGAATAGCAGTTTTATATAGAGGAAATTGGAATGTAGAAGAAGAAAATAAAGCTCAAAAAGTAGCTCATTTATTAGGAGGTAAAATTATTGAAGTAATTAATAAAAATACTCCTTTAAATAACTACACTCGCCATAATATTTATGTGCAAAAAGTGGCTAAAACCTCCAAAGAATATCCTCGCCCAGTGGGTAAACCCGTTAAATATCCTCTCGGTTAA
- a CDS encoding leucyl aminopeptidase: protein MDIKISSQSILDWSGDIIALGLYANEVELNGDLSSLDQKFDGIISELIKEQDFKGKESSALHTRIGSKSSIKKIILVGLGEKKDITLNTFRIAGGTIARLARDQKGVNIALYLPTDDYEGDKIAQVVTEGIILALHQDKRFKSDKEESKISLNSVQLLGIKASESAISKGQKIADGVILARELVNSPANDINPLTMTAMVENLAQEYGLELTVLEKEDCEKLGMGAFLGVAQASDLPPKFIHLVYKPSGAPQRKLAIIGKGLTFDSGGLNIKGVGSGIETMKMDMGGAAATFGAAKAIAQLKPDVEVHFISAVTENMISGKAMHPGDILTASNGKTIEVNNTDAEGRLTLADALVYADKLGVDAMVDLATLTGACIVALGDDIAGLWTRNDDLAQKIKIAAEGAGEQFWQMPMETKYFEIMKSPIADMKNTGSRSAGSITAALFLEQFVKDTPWVHLDIAGPVWGDKPSGVNNGGGTGFAVRTLVNWVIEN, encoded by the coding sequence ATGGATATAAAAATTAGTTCTCAATCAATTTTGGATTGGAGTGGAGATATTATCGCGCTGGGTTTATATGCCAATGAAGTAGAGTTAAACGGGGATTTATCATCATTGGATCAAAAATTTGATGGTATTATCAGTGAATTAATTAAAGAGCAAGATTTTAAAGGCAAAGAATCCAGCGCCCTCCACACTAGAATCGGCTCAAAAAGCAGTATCAAAAAAATCATTCTGGTGGGTTTAGGAGAAAAAAAAGACATTACTTTAAATACCTTTAGGATAGCAGGAGGCACTATTGCGCGTTTAGCTAGAGATCAAAAAGGTGTAAATATCGCTCTTTATTTACCTACAGATGACTACGAAGGGGATAAAATTGCTCAAGTTGTCACCGAAGGAATTATTCTGGCACTACATCAAGATAAACGCTTCAAATCAGACAAAGAAGAAAGCAAAATAAGTTTAAATAGCGTTCAATTATTAGGTATTAAAGCTTCAGAATCAGCCATTAGCAAAGGACAAAAAATCGCTGATGGGGTAATTTTAGCCAGAGAATTAGTCAACTCCCCCGCCAATGATATTAACCCTCTCACCATGACGGCAATGGTAGAAAATTTAGCCCAAGAATACGGGTTAGAGTTAACAGTTTTAGAAAAAGAAGACTGCGAAAAATTGGGCATGGGCGCATTTTTAGGGGTTGCCCAAGCCTCCGATTTGCCCCCGAAATTTATTCACCTCGTTTACAAACCTTCAGGCGCCCCTCAACGCAAGTTAGCTATTATTGGTAAAGGTTTAACCTTCGATTCTGGTGGTTTAAATATCAAGGGCGTTGGTAGTGGTATCGAAACCATGAAAATGGATATGGGAGGCGCTGCCGCCACTTTTGGCGCGGCGAAAGCTATTGCCCAACTGAAGCCAGATGTAGAAGTGCATTTCATCAGCGCCGTCACAGAAAATATGATTAGTGGCAAGGCTATGCACCCCGGCGACATTCTCACCGCTTCCAATGGCAAAACCATCGAGGTAAATAATACGGATGCCGAAGGGCGCTTAACCCTCGCTGATGCTTTAGTTTATGCCGATAAATTAGGAGTTGATGCCATGGTGGACTTGGCTACCTTGACGGGCGCTTGTATCGTGGCTTTAGGGGATGATATAGCTGGGTTGTGGACAAGAAATGATGATTTAGCCCAAAAAATTAAAATCGCTGCGGAGGGCGCTGGAGAGCAATTCTGGCAAATGCCCATGGAAACCAAGTATTTTGAAATCATGAAAAGTCCCATCGCTGACATGAAAAATACCGGTAGTCGCTCTGCCGGTTCAATCACCGCCGCGCTATTCTTAGAACAGTTTGTTAAAGATACTCCTTGGGTGCATCTTGATATTGCTGGACCTGTGTGGGGTGATAAACCTAGCGGTGTCAATAATGGCGGTGGTACTGGTTTTGCCGTGCGCACTCTTGTTAATTGGGTTATTGAGAATTAA
- a CDS encoding homoserine dehydrogenase — translation MAFNIGLLGLGTVGSGTAEILNNPEGRHPLLKEINIKKIGVRTLNKTRNIVTAPLTTDLESIVTDPEIDIVVELIGGLEPARTLILKAIENGKHVVTANKAVIARYGKEIFAAAQQAKVYVLIEAAVGGGIPIIEPLKQSLGANRLETIIGIINGTTNYILTEMTEKGADFAEVLAEAQKLGYAEADPTADVEGYDAGDKIAILASLAFDRQVAREAVICEGITKITSSDIDYAEKLGYVIKLLAIAQKQPNQLELRVHPTLIPKSHPLANVNGVYNAILVQGEPLGQVMFYGPGAGSGPTASAVVADLLNIVGVLHSGNCGENLDPLLSSAPVTPAVIAPSEDISTCFYVRFLCADVPGVIGYLGTVFGNFGVSLASVVQIGFQDNLAEIVVVTHDVKEGNFREAIEEIRRLEAVEHIPSIIRVLQ, via the coding sequence GTGGCTTTTAACATCGGTTTACTAGGATTAGGCACTGTGGGGAGTGGTACTGCGGAGATATTAAACAATCCCGAAGGCAGACACCCCTTATTAAAGGAAATTAATATCAAAAAAATTGGCGTTAGAACCTTAAATAAAACCCGAAATATCGTAACAGCGCCCCTCACCACGGATTTAGAATCCATTGTCACCGATCCAGAAATTGATATAGTGGTGGAATTAATCGGCGGTTTAGAACCAGCTCGAACCTTGATTTTAAAGGCAATCGAAAACGGTAAACACGTTGTCACAGCTAATAAGGCAGTAATCGCCAGATATGGGAAAGAAATTTTTGCTGCCGCCCAACAAGCGAAGGTTTATGTCTTAATCGAGGCTGCCGTGGGTGGTGGTATTCCCATCATTGAACCTCTCAAGCAATCCCTCGGTGCTAACCGCCTAGAAACCATTATCGGTATCATTAACGGCACAACTAACTACATTTTGACCGAAATGACGGAGAAGGGCGCTGATTTTGCGGAAGTGTTAGCAGAAGCCCAAAAATTAGGTTACGCTGAAGCAGACCCCACCGCTGATGTGGAAGGCTATGATGCTGGGGATAAAATTGCTATTCTCGCTTCCCTTGCTTTTGATCGTCAAGTGGCAAGAGAAGCGGTAATTTGTGAAGGTATCACCAAAATTACTAGCAGTGACATTGATTATGCGGAAAAATTAGGCTATGTCATTAAATTACTTGCTATTGCCCAAAAACAACCGAATCAACTAGAATTAAGGGTTCACCCCACCTTAATCCCCAAATCCCATCCCCTCGCTAATGTTAATGGGGTGTATAACGCTATTTTGGTACAGGGTGAACCTCTTGGACAGGTGATGTTTTACGGACCGGGCGCTGGTTCAGGACCTACCGCTAGTGCCGTTGTGGCTGATCTACTTAATATTGTGGGAGTATTACATAGCGGTAATTGCGGAGAAAATTTAGACCCTCTGTTAAGTAGTGCGCCCGTCACCCCAGCCGTTATTGCCCCCAGTGAAGATATATCGACTTGTTTTTATGTTCGTTTTCTCTGTGCCGACGTGCCGGGGGTGATTGGTTATTTGGGTACAGTATTCGGTAATTTTGGGGTAAGTTTAGCTTCGGTGGTGCAAATTGGCTTTCAAGATAACTTGGCGGAAATTGTCGTTGTTACTCATGATGTCAAGGAAGGAAACTTCCGTGAAGCTATCGAAGAAATTCGCCGTTTAGAAGCCGTTGAGCATATTCCTAGCATCATCAGGGTTTTACAATAA
- a CDS encoding DUF4926 domain-containing protein, protein MNKPQLLDVIELLVDIPEFSLRKGEQGTILEDYEDGYFEVEFANKKGKTTALCTINQKNFMVVWCAETQKWITAITLS, encoded by the coding sequence ATGAATAAACCTCAATTGTTAGATGTTATTGAATTATTAGTTGATATTCCTGAATTTAGTTTGCGAAAAGGAGAACAGGGAACAATTTTAGAAGATTATGAAGACGGTTATTTTGAGGTAGAATTTGCTAATAAAAAAGGGAAAACTACTGCTTTATGTACAATTAATCAAAAAAATTTTATGGTTGTTTGGTGTGCTGAAACTCAAAAATGGATTACTGCCATAACCCTTTCCTAA